One segment of Saprospiraceae bacterium DNA contains the following:
- a CDS encoding acetyl-CoA carboxylase biotin carboxylase subunit produces MQKILVANRGEIALRIMRTARRMGIRTVAVYSEADRNAPHVRFADEAVLLGPAPSAQSYLRAEKIIEAAKKLGVDGIHPGYGFLSENAAFAQMVTDASITFIGPRPSSIEMMGSKLAAKEAAKKFNVPMVPGIEEAITDVEMAKEIGRRVGYPILIKASAGGGGKGMRIVEREQDLKEQMERAISEAVSAFGDGSVFIEKYVTGPRHVEVQVMGDTHGNIVYLFERECSIQRRHQKVVEEAPSAILTPVLRKAMGEAAVRVAQACDYVGAGTVEFLVDAERNFYFLEMNTRLQVEHPVTEMITGLDLVEWQIRVARGEKLPFSQDDLRINGHALELRVYAEDPLNNFLPSVGTLVKYRIPTGPDIRVDGGYEEGMEVPIYYDPMLAKLVAHGATRDEAIQKMKEAIAAYEVEGVATTLPFGQFVLDHPAFVSADFDTHFVQQYFSPEKLIESQQGAAEAAALIALRLHLEHKRQLKVVEPTESRWRERV; encoded by the coding sequence ATGCAAAAAATTCTTGTCGCCAATCGGGGCGAAATCGCCCTTCGCATCATGCGCACCGCCCGCCGCATGGGCATCCGCACGGTCGCCGTGTATTCGGAAGCCGACCGCAATGCGCCACACGTCCGCTTCGCCGACGAGGCCGTGTTGCTCGGCCCCGCGCCCTCAGCCCAGAGTTATTTGCGAGCGGAAAAAATCATTGAAGCAGCCAAAAAACTCGGCGTGGACGGCATTCACCCCGGCTATGGTTTTTTGAGCGAAAATGCCGCCTTCGCCCAAATGGTGACGGATGCAAGCATCACTTTCATCGGGCCACGCCCCTCCAGCATAGAGATGATGGGCAGCAAACTTGCCGCCAAGGAAGCCGCCAAAAAATTCAACGTGCCGATGGTGCCGGGCATAGAGGAAGCCATCACCGATGTGGAAATGGCAAAGGAAATCGGACGGCGCGTCGGCTACCCGATTTTAATCAAGGCCTCCGCGGGTGGGGGCGGCAAAGGAATGCGAATCGTGGAACGCGAGCAGGATTTGAAAGAGCAGATGGAACGCGCCATTTCCGAAGCAGTCTCCGCCTTTGGCGACGGCTCGGTTTTCATCGAAAAATACGTCACTGGGCCGCGTCACGTCGAAGTGCAAGTCATGGGCGACACGCATGGCAACATCGTCTATCTCTTTGAACGCGAGTGCAGTATCCAACGTCGCCACCAAAAAGTCGTGGAAGAAGCGCCCTCTGCCATCCTGACCCCAGTGTTGCGCAAGGCAATGGGCGAGGCCGCTGTTCGGGTGGCTCAGGCCTGCGATTATGTGGGGGCTGGCACGGTTGAGTTTCTCGTGGATGCCGAGCGCAATTTCTATTTTTTGGAAATGAACACCCGTCTCCAAGTGGAGCATCCCGTGACGGAGATGATTACGGGTCTCGATTTGGTGGAATGGCAAATCCGTGTGGCGCGTGGCGAGAAACTACCTTTCTCGCAGGATGATTTGCGCATCAATGGTCACGCGCTCGAGCTGCGCGTCTATGCCGAAGACCCCCTCAACAATTTCCTTCCGTCAGTCGGCACACTTGTCAAATACCGCATCCCGACTGGCCCCGACATCCGGGTGGACGGGGGCTACGAGGAAGGCATGGAGGTGCCGATTTATTACGACCCGATGCTTGCCAAACTGGTGGCGCATGGGGCCACCCGCGACGAGGCAATTCAGAAAATGAAAGAAGCCATAGCCGCTTACGAGGTGGAAGGCGTGGCCACCACTTTGCCTTTCGGCCAGTTTGTGCTCGACCACCCCGCATTCGTTTCCGCCGACTTCGACACGCATTTCGTGCAGCAGTATTTTTCGCCGGAAAAGCTTATTGAAAGCCAACAAGGCGCAGCAGAGGCAGCAGCCCTTATAGCGTTGAGGCTGCATTTGGAACACAAGCGGCAATTGAAGGTAGTGGAGCCGACAGAGAGCAGGTGGCGGGAGCGGGTGTGA
- a CDS encoding Dam family site-specific DNA-(adenine-N6)-methyltransferase: MSKLPRHIEKVGVPPVKCQGIKTKLVNFIAENIEWDGMGKWIEPFLGSGVVLFNIQPERALVSDTNKHIINLYQQIQSGQVDEVLVKEYLKEADEKLKNGGQDYYMEVRKRFNQTGSPLDFLFLNRSCFNGMMRFNSKGEYNVPFGHKPERFAQAYITKIVHQISWVKKMMKGRDWTFEVADWRMTLLKARANDFVYLDPPYIGRHTDYFNQWTEKDAVELAELAQKLPCGFALSMWLENKYRRNDHIDNFWNGLEIRTFNHFYHLGSSEDLRNEMQEALVLPAAHLRNNDQLLKRKTTMVQFQLFE; this comes from the coding sequence ATGAGTAAACTGCCCCGTCATATCGAAAAAGTAGGAGTTCCGCCGGTGAAGTGCCAAGGCATCAAGACAAAATTGGTCAACTTCATCGCGGAAAATATTGAGTGGGACGGAATGGGCAAATGGATTGAGCCGTTTCTCGGTTCGGGCGTGGTGTTGTTCAACATTCAACCCGAACGCGCATTGGTTTCTGACACCAACAAACACATAATCAATCTGTACCAGCAGATTCAAAGCGGTCAAGTTGACGAAGTTTTGGTAAAAGAATATTTGAAAGAAGCAGATGAAAAATTGAAAAACGGCGGGCAAGACTACTACATGGAAGTTCGGAAAAGATTCAATCAAACAGGCTCACCGTTGGATTTTTTGTTCCTCAATCGCAGTTGCTTCAACGGCATGATGCGCTTCAATTCAAAGGGTGAATACAACGTCCCTTTCGGCCACAAACCCGAACGTTTCGCCCAAGCCTACATCACAAAAATAGTCCACCAAATCTCTTGGGTCAAAAAGATGATGAAAGGCCGGGATTGGACATTTGAAGTTGCTGATTGGCGAATGACCCTTTTAAAAGCCAGAGCAAATGACTTCGTTTATCTCGACCCTCCCTACATCGGGCGACATACCGACTATTTCAACCAATGGACAGAAAAAGATGCCGTCGAACTGGCAGAACTGGCGCAAAAACTGCCTTGCGGATTTGCCCTTTCCATGTGGCTCGAAAACAAATACCGCAGAAACGACCACATTGACAACTTTTGGAACGGCCTCGAAATCAGAACTTTCAACCATTTTTACCACCTCGGCTCATCCGAAGATTTGAGAAATGAAATGCAAGAGGCCTTAGTTTTGCCGGCCGCTCATTTGCGCAATAATGACCAGCTGCTAAAGCGGAAAACGACGATGGTTCAATTTCAACTGTTCGAGTAA